CCAGGGCTAGACGCCATCCACATTCTGATGTTGCAGCACCTcgctcttgtgggcaagcactttctgcttaacgctTACAACCACATCTGGGCTGAGGGCACATTTTCGGATGCTGGCatcaagccactgtcatacccatacgtaAGTCCGGTAAGGACAAaaatcttccttctagctaccaccctaTCTCTCTtagcagctgtgtttgcaaggtgatgggacATATGATTCATATCCAGCTGGTGTGGTGGCTTGCCATTTACtaatgaatgcacagtgtggatttcaagtgcggcattctgcagttgaccatctcgttactttggaCACTCATGTCatgcatgaatggttttctgcggaaatctcaGACTGTGGCCATggtttttgatttggagaaggcctatgacacctgctggagaactggtttcctccgtactatttacacgtggggcttccacGGGCATGTGCCTTGTATTCTTCGGGCATTTttacaagaccgagttttcaaggtgcgtgtgggttctaCTTTGTTGgatacctttatccaggaaaatggtgtgcctcagggttccatcctgagcgtTGTCTTCTTTGCTATCGTCATTAACCCtttaatggcctgtctcccaccaggcatctctggcttcctttttgtttatgtttttgccatctattgcagttctccacagacctgtctcCCTGAGTGGCTTCTTCAGTGCTGTCTTGATCGTCTTcattcctggagcatcgacaatggctttcactCTTCCCCTGACAGGACCATCTGTACAAATTTCTGGCAGCGCAAATAatttctcccaccatctctccaTCTTGGGAATGTTGTCCTTCTGTCCGTTGACACTACGAAATTCTTGGGGCTCCCGCTCGATAGGAAAATCTCTTGTTCCTCCCATGTTCGTGGCAGCCCGCTGTACGTTCTctctcaatgtcctacgtgtcttcaatggtacttcctggggtgctggTTGAACAACCTTCCTCCGCTTGTACCgctcccttgtccgttcgaaactcaaCTATGGGTTCTTTGTTTATGCATCTCCACGCCCATCCCTTTTACACTGCCACAACTCTATCCATCatcatggcatctgtttggccacaggtgccttttacatcagcccagttcagagtctgtatgctgaagctgctgaaataCTGTCCTATGGCCGGAATACTGTCCTatggccgtgactttctcctcagcaggtatacaTGCCATTTGTCAGCCATGCATGGCCACCCctactatgcctccttctttgatgattctattGATCGTCGGTATGGGGCTTGTCCCAGTTACCttctggagtccgctttcggcacttgctacagtggcttaacttcacactaactGCAACCTTCCCAGtgtgtgtgaacccttcaccacccttggtgaagcggcccatgttaatcttggccttcattcgcttcctaaggacactactccagccttcgTCTGTTGCCTTCAGTTTTACGATCTTCGCATGGaatttcgcgatagtacctttgtatacactaatGGCTCTTGGAGTGACCGTGGGGTTGGGTGTGTcttcgtcattggcacctgtgTCTTTCGATATTGGCTTCCAGCAcattcctcagtatttacagctgagcttttCTCCTTTTATGTGGCCACAGGTTACATCTGGCACTGCAGCcttcccaattgtgtcctctgctcagtctCACTCAGCACCCTCCAAAGTTACTGTATGCTGTACACTGCTCATCCGTTAGcacagtgggtccaggaaaactgtcacttgctcactattGGAGGAGCCAATGTCATGTTTCTATAGAtccctggtcatgtcagtctgctAGGAAAGGACTCTGCTGACACTGCTGTGAAGGCTGCAGTGCTCGTACCTCAGCCtgcgagtacctatattccctctgaTGGTCTCTGTcttgctgtctgtcaggaggtaatgtccctttggcattgccaatggtcctcccttcatgggaataagcttcaGATTATTAAGCCTCCCCTGGCATCTTGGACAACCTGCTCTCGGCCCTTGtgccgggaggagattattttaacttagCTGCGTATtgagcactgcctttttagccattgtcattagCTCAGTGGCGCTACCCCGCCACTTTGTATGCATTGTgcccaatttttttaaatgtccacCACTTactgctggaatgccctttttttaacaatTTACGTTCGAGCTTGGGTTTGCTTTCTGATTTATCACCCGTTTTAGCGAATGTCATGTGGGCTGTTGACCCTGCTtcactttttatccgccaaagcgaTATGGTAAaggcaatttaatttttagttttggactgcCAGTTTTGTATGGTGTTTTTTTAGCTTcttttccacgtgcctgtttttagctgtctcctattctgtccattgggactgacgtatagtcgtttccCTCCTATCtgtgttcgtgttctatagttttgacttggacgTGTattaccccagttgttttttgcgccctaaacaaaacagaaataaagaaaaaaaactgagtttgTTTTCAGTTTACACTGAACAGACTTTCCGATAACAATGGGAACAGTACTCTCTTGTCAAGTGGCAATTGTTGAAACAATGGAAATAACACTTATTGTCATGCAGTAACTTTTTGATTGCTGTTTACTGGAGAAAAATGTTGCACTTTTTTTAGAGGCATGAATAATGTGCAAACTGGATATTCCACTTGAATAATCAGGAGTACACTGTAAGTGAATTTTGTTTCTTTAGGAAGTATTACAGCAGATGCAGACAAAAGTATAATGGATGTTAACAAAAGAACTGAGATGGCCAAACAaaacttcagaaataagagtaatttACTAAAAAAACACCTTAAAATAGAGACAATAAAGAAATTCATCAAGACATTTATTTGGAGCATTTTAAGCTGAAGTTGAAAAGGATGGACTATAgggaaacagaaaaggaaacaaattagAGGTAGCagtattgttaaaaggaaagttactactcaccatatagcagagatgctgagtcacagataagacagcaaaaagactgtcacaaacataACTTTTggccaatgaggcctttgtcaaaattagatgacaaacacacacatacacactcacaaaaacgcaactcacacacacgactgcaatctcaggcaactgaggccacactgcgaggagcagcaccagtgcataatgGAAGTGGTGACTGGGTAGGGTTGAGGAGGAGGAGGCtggtttggggagggggagggatagtagggtaggggtggctgGCGAGCGCACACGCGCGTgcacgtacatacacacacacacacacacacacacacacacacacacacacacacacacacactgtctggcTCTTGaagccagagatagtggtcatgtgtgtttgcatgaatgtgtgtatgtatggGTATGCTGactttcagaagaaggccttctgcttgaaagcttatgtgtttagcagtctttttgttgtgcctgtctgtgacttgaCATATGGTGAGTAGCGGTCTACAATTTTCATAATATTggcttttgtattttgttgtttatcAGTACGTGCAACGTTTGGTGCCTCTGTAAGTAACCACATGTTAGTGATCACcacagttgtaaaaaaaaaaaaaaaaaaaaaaaaaaaaaaaaaaaaaaaaaaaaaaaaaaaaaaaaaaaaaaacccactgcAACAATTGCTTCACTTTGTTAATGTGTGCTTTGACCTGTTCCACATTGCTGAAGATCCTCCTTTGTACTTGGCACTATACAGTATGACTGAATGACGAAATAATGAACAAATGCAGTGCAAAATTTTGAGACTTTGGTATTTTGTGTTTGATGAGTGTTGACATTTGTTTCCTATCTTAAACGACACAAGTGTGTtatttattttgtgtaccatgtttatTGTTTTTCAGGCAAGGGAGATATTTAATTGTGAATATGAAAGTCTAGAAGCTATTGCAGCAACAAACATAATACGAGTCCCAAAGCCTCTTGCGATTGTGGACAATCCCTTGGGTGGAGCTTTGTTTGTTTCAGAGTATATTGATATGAAATCACTGGACCAGTTCTCTCAAGAACTTGGGCAGCAGTTGGCAAGATTACACCTGCataatgctgttctaggcaaacaaAAAATCAAAGGATTTGTAGGGAAGGAGGAAAAAGTACAGTTTGTAAAAGAATTTGGTTTCCATGTTAAAACAAGATTTGGGAACACACTTTTGGAAAATGAATGGTGCAGTGACTGGCCTGTAAGCATaagtatttttgaaataaaatagtgACCATATGTATAAACGTTAATCAAAGCAGATTTTTACCATTCCTTTGAAAAGGGAAGTGATGTTAATATTTCTGAAGATATTGAGTCTAAGCCGTTCCTGTATTATTGCTGTAGTctttcaagtaattttttttttttttttacagaccttTTTCGTGAGACACAGACTCAGTTATCAATTTAGATTACTTGAGGAGAATGTGAGTATACAAATGAGAATTGTAATATTTGTATGCTAATGAGGGAATTTGTCTTGTCAGCAGTTATTATCAATGTGTATTTTATcttaaaaaactgaaaacaattcAAAATAAGAATCCTCATTCCAGACGTGGTATTTTTAATCATTTGGAAGTCCAGCCCCTCTGGTGTGCCCCCCTCTCCTCACTCCCATACAACTTATCCACCATTATATCCTACATTGTGATACTCCATCTTACGTGCTTGTCTTTCGTCCTTTCTATAGTGAATGTCCTTCCACATAATTTGGGATGAGTGTGTATCATTGTGGTACAGACCAGTACTGGCCACAGTATGTTCACCCATAGCTTTCTTGATCAgcattgtgtgtgtgcgtgtgcgtgcataTGCCGCACCAGATGGCAAGCGTGTGCGAgcgtgcgtacacacacacacacacacacacacacacacacacacacacacacacacacagagagagagagagagagagagagagagagagagagagagagagagagactgcaataGTGAAGTGTTTTTTGGACTTTGTCTTGCAGAAatccataaaattttatttaccaTTTCTGTATTCTTCTGCATGTTCTTGCAAAGCCTCAAACAATCTAACTCATTACTTTAAAGGCACTTTATAAGTTACTttcgtggaaggaaggaaggaagattggagtttAACATCCCTTCGACAATGTGGTCAATAGAGACAGACTACTAGCTTGGATTATGaaaagatggggaagaaaattggctgtgtccatttcaaaggaactgtcctgacatttgcctggaatgatttagggaaattctGGAAACACAGATCTGCCTGTCAAGATAGGGATTGGAACTGCCATTTTCACGAATgctagtccactgtgctaaccactggcaTCTTGCTCGGCTGCTTTCATAGATTCATTTCCTTTATCAACAAAGGTGatacagtggtaagacactgaacTTCTGTTCAGGACGGCAGTAGTTTAAATCTTTGCCCATCCATAGAGATTTAGGTTTGCATCACTTAGCTAAATTGCTTAAGACAAATGTTGTGTTGGTTCCTTTAAAATGGACAGTGCTGATTTCCTTGCTCAAGGTGAGTTTGTGCTCTGTTCTTCATGATGCCATTCTTAGGACATTAAACCCCAATCTTTCTATCTTCTGTCCATCTCTCTTGCTGATCATAGGCCAATATTTTCATTTGGAAACTGctggttgttcttgtttttcactgaaCCCATCATTCTACTTTTACACATTTCTTGGTGATACATATTCTTTTCTACACACTCCACAAAATATATTATTTCAGTAGTTGGTTTCTTTCCTTACAAAAAGAATAGTTTATTATAttgttaaaacttgaatagtaaaagaaattatttattatgtTAATATGAGAATATTGTTTCAAATGAGTAAATGATTTCATTAAGGTGTTCTGTTGCCAATAAATCACAGCATTTTAATTTTGCTACCATTTGTGGTATGTGCATGGCACTTCAGAAAAAATATGTTCAGTATTGAGTGATAGTACATTATATATCAAGGGAATACATTGATTGTCAGCATGACTTATTTGTAAGTAAAATGCAGAGCAGAGTATTGTAATTCGTGCATGAGAGATTTTATGTTTTCTACAGTATGCAGATGCTGAGGCACGAGAACTGTGGTCACAGCTACTTCGGAAGCTACCTCAGTTTTTTGAAGGCGCAGATATAAAACCATCGTTATTGCATGGGAACTTACAAAGAGACAATATTGCGGAAACTAACACTCATCCAAGTAAGACAAATGTAGAAACATTgtcataaaaaaatgaaaagtaataTGTTTGAAAACTCATTTGTGGTTTGTTTTTTACAGTCACTTTTCATCCAGCATCTTTTTTTGGCCATCAAGATTTTGATCTGGTTACTTCACAAATGTATGGTGGTCTTGGACAAGCATTCTATAATGCATATTATGACATAATTCCTAGGGCCCCTGGTTCAAGGAAAAGGAATCAGATCTATAAATTATTTCATCTCCTAAATAAGTGGCAAGTATTCACGTGAAATATTCGAACAAAATGTAGGTGACTATAATACTTATTAATTGCTGTCCTGTCATTAGTCTCTTTACACACTTTTGCAAGCACTGTTGGCTGTGACTATGAAACATAATGTGCTATATAGAGCAtaaatatcaactatgctgcctgaACATCACGACAAGCAAATTGTTTGAATGaatgctgagtttaaacacttgttaCCTAGCTTTGGGACATCTGTTTCATTATATTTGTATTAAGCATGTCCAGACATGTAATGTTTGGGGCCTCAGTGGTTATCATTGGTCGAGATATCAAACAAGCAGTGTAATTGTACCATGAAGTAACATCATCCAGTCAACAAAATTATGCTAGTTAGGCTCCCtggaaattactgcaaaatatcacAGAAATTCACAATTTCATATGAAATTAGTAAAGGGGATGCATTGTTGGGGGAGGGGTAAAGATTGCTGTATCTGTGGTCTTTTTGCTGAAGCTACATGTGCCCCGAGAGTGTTCTAAATGGCAAGTGTCTCAAATAGCTCATCATTTGTTTGAAGAGTGTGTTCTTCCTTAGCTAGGGACTTATGCACATCACAAGTGCTCTGTAACCATAAGCTTGACTCACAggcagacccaaatttccatattcCATCAACCATTTGTTGACATGTGCTCGGATAGGCAAATGGTAGGCAACCGATCATGATAAGCATGAAATACGGGTTTCAGTCCCAGTCCAGcatgaattttcattgtcgtcatctcATTATACACCTGATAATTGTCCATTTGCAACTGCAGatacatttcgtgtatttcataacggctacaGTCACTGCATTGTTGCATTGTAATTTGGAATAACTTAGgcattgcaatattgtatttatcagcCGACGttgagcaagcgactttcaagtaaaatgtctccactGTGCGGCAGTATACATAATGGATGTTAGAGTACAGGCTGTAGATGCATGGTTGGTAACATGGAAGTTTGTGTATGCTAGTGAGCTGTGCTTGGATGGCCAAATGGTTAGAGCACCACTTGTGATAAGTGGAAAATACGGGTTTGAGTCCTAGTGCAGCACAAATTATTACTACTGTCATTCCAttgtgcagctgatggttgtccatattcacaattgcgaacACATTATGTGTATCAATGGTACAAGGTTTACCCAGGCAAGTtgggctctgtctgggtggacactTACTTCCCTGCTTGCTCATTGAACTTCCATGAAGCCTGAATCCCTTATTTCTACTTACAGTAGTTCGGTTAGTCCATTGGGCATTATTAACACCCAAATCTCAAAGTGACCTTGTGTAGCTAATCCACCCAAAAAGCGGTAATTGAAAAGGACAATttcctgtggtgtaatttatttatttgctgaagGTTCATTTGAAAAATTGTCAACTGTCTACATCCATAAAGCTCTAGAGGGTCTTGCAGGACAACTTAAATCTATGAAGAGGCTGCACATTGATACACTCCTAATTGAGATACTGGCAGCTACCCAAGTAAACACATTATCAAATTGATGACGGGTGAGACAGTCACTGTGAAGGTGACATCACGACAAGCAAATTGTTTGAATGaatgctgagtttaaacacttgttaCCTAGCTTTGGGACATCTGTTTCATTATATTTGTATTAAGCATGTCCAGACATGTAATGTTTGGGGCCTCAGTGGTTATCATTGGTCGAGATATCAAACAAGCAGTGTAATTGTACCATGAAGTAACATCATCCAGTCAACAAAATTATGCTAGTTAGGCTCCCtggaaattactgcaaaatatcacAGAAATTCATTACGAAAATTTGCAAATTCCACAACAGTCTCTGAttgcaaatatttgtttattcaattactgGTTTCAGTCATCATGATTGTCTTCAGATTGATCTGAAAAGAGAATTTGTGCTTATTTATGAAAAAGTGTATGTGATGGTAGGGTATCAGCtattataaacagtattgtaaCGTATATGGCCTGGAAGATTAGAAAATATATGTCTTCATGATAGCATCATCACATAGTGTAAATCATGATAAAATGGTAAACGCTCATGACCTGTAATACTGAGCATCGCTGGTGTACCATGCTGACAACTGTGGTGCAAACGGCTGAGAGGGCATGGTTGCAAGATGTCACTGGtcaaatgcatctacatctacatggatactctgcaaatcacacttaagtgcctggcagaggtttcatcgaaccaccttcacaataattctgcttTGTTCCAATCTCGAACAATGCATGGAAAAACCGAACatgtatatctttccgtatgagctctgatttcccttctttcattatgatgattgtttcctcTATGTAGGTCGGAATCAACAATGTAATACAAAGTCATAAATATGACCTTAGACATACTGTGTAAAACTAAATCAGATACATTAAAATGCACTTCAAGAAAAAGGAAGGGTTAATGTGGGTACAAAGcgaatttaatttaaattataaaaGGTTCTGGAAGTAAGTGTGCATGAAATATGCAATATAATAAAAGGTAAGATCACAGGCACAGTGGCATACCAAGAACCAGTATAAGAAACAGTGTGCGGTATGGGGCCATGACATAATGTAACTGGACAGAGTAAGAAATGCAATTTAATAAAGGCTCAAGAGCTTAAATAAAGGTATCATCATTAAAAAATTATAGAAGCTAGTTTCTAGCAGGTGTCGGTGAAAGCAGCATATCAAAGCAAGAGGAAAAGGCTGCGGGCACACCAGGCTTGCCGAATCCAAGGCAAAGAAACGTCAACAGCTCAGGACTGGAGGAGAAATGGAACTCCACCAGTATGTAAGACCTTCGACAGCCTGTCATATAATGAAAATTAAGTGTTCGCTGCAAATTTGTTCTGTTGATCAAAAAGTTTAGAAGGGTGGTGTAAGATCATATTTCTGATCTACTGTGCTGTTGCAAACTGGATTTGGCCAGCAACATCTAGTGGCCCTGCCCCCTCATCTGTGTGCACCATAGTTGTGAGCACAGTATGCCAGAAATGACCCGACATTTCAGATCGTGAGTGTTTACCATTTTGTCACGATTTTACTCTAAGTGATACCATTTACGGCTATATATTTTATTCTCTTATTCTGTAAACTTCATGAAGACAGGTACATTTGCTAACCTTCCAGACTATGTATATTACTATACCACATATAATAGTTGGTAGCCTATCAATACGTACATTTTTACAGATCAGTCTGAAGGTGATCATAATGACTGAAATGGGTAATTGAATAAACAATTATTTGGGATCGGATACTTTTGTGGTGTATACAAAGTTATCAAATGCTGAAGTAATTGGAGAAGGTACTATTAACAGTGAGCAGTACAGTGGGCTCAGTTGTTGTAAAGGAGTTGTGTGTGGGGACATTGTGGTTACAGATAGCAAAGAACTCTTGCAGGAGTGAGAAAGTGAATGTATCAGTGAAGCACAGAACTTTGTGAAAAGGGTTAAGGTTGTGCTCCCAAATCCATTCATTCTAAAAGTCATTTGAATATATTGTAGCAGGCCTTTTCCATCTTAAAGTCGGTTCGTACGAATTTAATCCAATGCATTTGCTTCAGTGTCAACGCTTTGGTCACACCACCATGTGTTGTAAGTTCAGGCTACATGTGGAAGATGCAGCTCTGCGGGCCATGAGCCTGGTATTCAATGTACTGTTCCACCCATGTATGTCAATTAGCCCAAGCCCATCCAGTTTGGAGTAAAGAATGTCTTGTCTTTACAGAATACGAGATAATCCAGGCAATTAAAGTTGTTCAGATGCATTGAAGAAGACATTTAAAGCCACACTGCCACCCAGGTCTTGTTAAGTCTTTTGCTTTAGTATTGAAGCAGTCTATACAGAAGACTAGTGAGGGCATGTAGACTTTTGAGTGCTGAGCAGAGCACATCGACCTGCAACTGTTCATGTAGCTGCAGGCCTACACTgctactcccacaaccaagcctcCAAACACTGAAATAATGGTGTTTAACCCAGTGGTGGAAATGATAGCAGACTTTCGTAGTAACAGTAGAAGAGGCCCAGCAAAATTTCTGTTAAAATGGCCTTGCCTTGCCACCATGCCCAAAACCCAAGCTGTTAACAAAAACCAACAGACCAGAATGATCAGGTCCTAAGCCATCAGACCATGTGACCTTGATCCTGTCTGCTAAATCACATGGTAACCACGTCAGTGGTATGATGGGCATCAACATCTACCTGAAGGAACCGACGAGTACAAGTAACTCCCtctgctgcag
The Schistocerca gregaria isolate iqSchGreg1 chromosome 1, iqSchGreg1.2, whole genome shotgun sequence genome window above contains:
- the LOC126355607 gene encoding fructosamine-3-kinase-like: MPVLNDAAGTAIKAALKTVTLEKTTKLSSDGVNKGEAYLTDKGVVYIKQNMTPQAREIFNCEYESLEAIAATNIIRVPKPLAIVDNPLGGALFVSEYIDMKSLDQFSQELGQQLARLHLHNAVLGKQKIKGFVGKEEKVQFVKEFGFHVKTRFGNTLLENEWCSDWPTFFVRHRLSYQFRLLEENYADAEARELWSQLLRKLPQFFEGADIKPSLLHGNLQRDNIAETNTHPITFHPASFFGHQDFDLVTSQMYGGLGQAFYNAYYDIIPRAPGSRKRNQIYKLFHLLNKWNQSGEEHKKKAISLMKFLLKGP